In one Dermacentor albipictus isolate Rhodes 1998 colony chromosome 4, USDA_Dalb.pri_finalv2, whole genome shotgun sequence genomic region, the following are encoded:
- the LOC139059488 gene encoding putative nuclease HARBI1, which translates to MWLCEQLSDDLAREREGLTVQDQVICALRFYATGGFQTAVGSEATVSLSQPSVSRCVRAVSEAIVPVGTEQHWVSFPRTRSEIALVKQGFLRSGNISDVVGCVDGTYIAIAGPDLPPAEKQTCCCRKGYYALNTIVVSTLYLMYS; encoded by the coding sequence ATGTGGCTGTGCGAGCAGTTATCGGACGACCTGGCGCGCGAGAGAGAAGGGCTCACCGTTCAAGATCAAGTGATTTGCGCCCTTCGGTTTTATGCTACCGGTGGCTTCCAAACGGCTGTCGGTAGCGAAGCCACCGTATCGCTGTCCCAGCCGTCTGTCAGCCGCTGCGTTCGCGCGGTATCGGAAGCAATCGTCCCTGTCGGCACCGAACAGCACTGGGTGTCGTTTCCGCGTACGAGATCGGAGATAGCGCTCGTCAAGCAAGGTTTCTTGCGCAGCGGCAACATCTCTGACGTCGTGGGATGCGTGGACGGCACCTACATCGCTATAGCCGGCCCGGACCTGCCCCCAGCCGAGAAGCAGACGTGCTGTTGTCGGAAGGGATACTACGCGCTGAACACCATAGTGGTAAGCACGCTCTACCTAATGTACTCATGA
- the LOC135910396 gene encoding uncharacterized protein: MIERFHRQFKAAIMCHLDSTWPEAIPAVTLVLRAAFKPDIQATPAELVYGESLHLPSEFLAAPPSTTATSDPTDVIARFRRTIAALRPSPAAHHCKTACFVLKDLATCSHTFLRDDTVRRPLQPLYSGPYPILRRDDKTFTLRINGNAVRFSVDRLNPAYTDSAEPGNTSAPADVHP; the protein is encoded by the coding sequence atgatcgaGCGTTTCCACAGACAGTTCAAAGCCGCCATCATGTGCCACCTggactcaacctggcctgaagccatcccagccgtCACCCTAGTTCTTCGCGCCGCCTTCaagcccgacattcaggctacacccgcagagctcgtctacggggaaTCCCTCCATCTCCCAAgcgaatttctcgctgcaccgccatccaccaccgcgacgtcagatcccaccgatGTCATCGCCCGGTTTCGACGCACCATAGCTGccctccgcccgtcacctgcagctcaccactgtaagaccGCCTGCTTCGTCTTAaaggatctggcaacgtgctcgcacacttttctccgggacgacaccgtccgccggcctttacagccactttacagcggaccctacccaATTCTCCGTCGCgacgacaaaaccttcaccctgcgcattaaCGGGAACGCCGTCCGCTTCTCTGTCGACCGGCTGAATccggcctacaccgattccgccgaaccagGAAATACCAGCGCACCAGCAGACGTCCATCCATGA